One stretch of Carassius carassius chromosome 18, fCarCar2.1, whole genome shotgun sequence DNA includes these proteins:
- the LOC132092834 gene encoding histidine-rich glycoprotein-like, producing the protein MIDTHTHTHTHSHTHTLTHTHTHSHTHTLTHTHTHTHTHTHTHTLSHTHTHTHTHSHTHTLTHTHTHTHTHTLAHTLTHTHTHTHTHTHTLTHSHTHTLTHTHTHTHTLSHTHTHTLTHTHSHTHTHTHTHTHTLAHTLTHTHTHSHTHTHSHTHTHTLTHTHSHTHTLTHTHTHTHTHTHTHTHSHTHTHSHTHTNTLSHTHTHTHTLSHTHTHTLTHSHTHTHTLTHTHTHTHTHTHTHTHTHTHTHTHTHTLTHTHSHTHTHSHTHSHTHTHTHTHSHTHTHTHSHTHSHTHTLTHTHTHTLTHTLTHTHSHTHTHTHTHTHTHTHSHTHTHTHTHTHTHTHTHTHTHTHTHSH; encoded by the exons ATGATAG acacacacactcacacacacacacactcacacacacacactctcacacacacacacacacactctcacacacacacactcacacacacacacacacacacacacacacacacacacactcacacactctcacacacacacactcacacacacacacactcacacacacacactctcacacacacacacacacacacacacactcacacactcgcacacacactcacacacacacacacacacacacacacacacacacacacactcacacactctcacacacacacactcacacacacacacactcacacacacacactctcacacacacacacacacactctcacacacacacactcacacacacacacacacacacacacacacactcacacactcgcacacacactcacacacacacacacacactcacacacacacacacactcacacacacacacacacacactcacacacacacactcacacactcacacactcacacacacacacacacacactcacacacacactcacacacacacacactcacacacacacacacactcacacactcacacaaacacactctcacacacacacacacacacacacacactctcacacacacacactcacacactcacacactcacacacacacacacacacactcacacacacacacacacacacccacactcacacacacacacacactcacacacacacacacacacacactcacacacacactctcacacacacacactcacacactcacacacactcacacacacactcacacacacacacacacacacacacacactcacacactcacacacacacacactcacacacacactcacacactcacacactcacacacacacacacacacacactcacacacacactcacacacacacactcacacacacacacacacactcacacacacactcacacacacacacactcacacacacacacacacactcacacacacacacacacacacacacacactcacacacacacacacacacacacacactcacac